A single window of Paenibacillus sp. SYP-B4298 DNA harbors:
- a CDS encoding helix-turn-helix domain-containing protein: MSRTEQKDDRHEPPFPTRAELSAACRLLHEATGLPLLYMDETGAPGAVWTGGGGSNPLGAVQTGLPAPLQLGLQRTPFLHVTAFFETVLLLPLIDRSLCHGWIAIGPVCFAPIQEGRIDGLLRDANASFKLREALIHYYDQLPVMDARQLFRYGLLLYHMIYKEELDLNELLRSREWTASAVEEATARRERELAIAQRKHNAVYHHHPGWERKMIQLVREGKRAELAEWLNTFPYEQTGILSKNSHLRSQKNLSISGIALVTRAAIDGGLHYELAYSLSDDYIQRIEECATPKEVARLMDRAYFDFADRVAEAADADCSHAIRLCKQYIVAHIYEEITLPQLAAIVRLHPNYLSRLFKQETGSTPSLFIQQERMEEAKRLLRYTSLSLADIGTRLGFHDQSHFTKTFKKYSGITPRQFRGQQPDNGC, encoded by the coding sequence ATGAGCCGTACCGAACAGAAGGATGATCGTCATGAACCGCCGTTCCCTACACGGGCAGAGCTGAGTGCGGCCTGCCGATTACTTCATGAGGCTACAGGGCTGCCTCTGCTCTATATGGATGAAACAGGCGCCCCTGGCGCGGTCTGGACAGGGGGGGGCGGCTCCAACCCGCTTGGCGCGGTGCAGACTGGACTTCCCGCCCCATTACAGCTCGGCTTGCAGCGCACACCATTTCTGCATGTTACAGCTTTCTTTGAGACGGTGCTGCTCCTGCCGCTTATTGATCGCTCTCTCTGTCATGGATGGATCGCGATCGGCCCGGTATGCTTCGCACCGATCCAGGAAGGTCGAATTGACGGACTGCTGCGGGATGCGAATGCATCCTTCAAGCTGAGGGAAGCGCTCATTCACTACTATGATCAGCTTCCCGTCATGGATGCCCGTCAACTGTTCCGGTACGGGCTGCTGCTCTATCACATGATCTATAAGGAAGAGCTCGACTTGAACGAGCTGCTGCGAAGCAGAGAATGGACCGCCTCCGCTGTCGAGGAGGCCACAGCTCGTCGGGAACGGGAGCTTGCCATTGCACAGCGCAAGCATAATGCCGTCTATCATCATCATCCCGGATGGGAGAGAAAGATGATTCAGCTTGTGCGCGAGGGCAAGCGAGCGGAATTGGCGGAATGGCTCAATACATTCCCCTATGAGCAGACCGGCATCCTGTCCAAAAATAGTCACCTGCGCAGCCAGAAAAATCTGTCCATTAGTGGCATCGCCCTTGTTACCCGAGCAGCGATAGATGGGGGCTTGCACTATGAACTGGCCTATTCGCTCAGTGACGATTATATCCAGCGCATCGAGGAATGCGCTACACCCAAGGAGGTAGCGCGGCTGATGGATCGTGCTTACTTCGATTTTGCTGACCGGGTAGCCGAAGCCGCAGACGCTGATTGCTCGCATGCGATTCGGCTGTGCAAGCAATATATTGTGGCTCATATCTACGAGGAGATCACCCTCCCGCAGCTAGCTGCGATAGTGCGTCTGCATCCTAATTATTTGTCGCGTCTGTTCAAGCAGGAGACGGGCTCTACCCCCTCCCTATTCATCCAGCAGGAACGAATGGAGGAGGCCAAGCGGTTGCTTCGTTATACCTCTCTCTCCTTGGCTGATATAGGAACACGGCTCGGATTTCATGATCAAAGCCACTTCACGAAGACCTTCAAAAAGTACAGCGGAATAACCCCCCGCCAATTCCGCGGACAGCAGCCGGATAACGGCTGCTAA
- a CDS encoding glycoside hydrolase family 3 C-terminal domain-containing protein, with product MERDLKQLVAQMTLEEKAGLCSGLDFWHLKGVERLGIPSIMVTDGPHGLRKQDTSADHLGLTNSVPATCFPSAVGLASSWNRELIRQVGVALGEECQAENVAVLLGPGANIKRSPLNGRNFEYFSEDPYLASEMAANHISGVQSQGVGTSLKHFAVNNQEHRRMSVDAVVDERTLREIYLAAFEGAVKQAQPWTIMSSYNRVNGTYVSENERLLTDILRNEWGFEGFVVSDWGAVNEQVDSLAAGMDLEMPSSNGIGEHKIVAAVREGRLSEAELDQAVLRILGIIQRAADNRRPDATYDKAAHHQLARQTAQESMVLLKNEGGLLPLSKTANVAVIGGFATKSRYQGSGSSHIVPTRLDQAYEEMAKLSSGQLVYAQGYPMEHDQIDEALLAEAVEAARNAETAVLFVGLPDRYESEGFDRQHLQLPDNHLKLIEEIAKVQPRTVVVLSNGAPIEMPWLGKVQAVLEGYLGGQAFGSAVADLLYGDANPSGKLAETFPLALAHNPSHLNFPGEGDRVEYREGIFVGYRYYEAKQLPVLFPFGFGLSYTRFEYTGLRISQPRIQDTEMVEIEVKVKNIGDRAGKEIVQLYVADVHSQVIRPQKELKEFAKVELQPGEEKTVVFKLGKRAFAYYNTLLGDWHVESGEFLIRVGGASDRIACEESIYVESTVELPQSYTRNSTLGDLLGNPKTASLVQPLMTTFQQEGAFSAESEDESHKGMMEAIFKYMPLRSLIAFSGGRVTEADIEAVLESLNTL from the coding sequence ATGGAGAGGGACTTGAAACAACTGGTAGCACAGATGACATTGGAGGAGAAGGCAGGGCTATGCTCTGGGCTTGATTTTTGGCATTTGAAGGGCGTAGAGCGGTTGGGCATACCATCGATCATGGTTACAGACGGTCCGCATGGACTGCGCAAGCAGGACACTTCGGCCGATCATCTTGGTCTGACGAACAGTGTGCCGGCTACATGCTTCCCCTCCGCTGTCGGGCTTGCAAGCAGTTGGAACCGTGAGTTGATTCGCCAGGTCGGGGTGGCGCTGGGCGAGGAATGTCAGGCTGAGAATGTCGCGGTGCTGCTCGGACCGGGCGCTAACATTAAGCGCTCGCCGCTCAACGGACGGAACTTTGAATATTTCTCTGAGGACCCTTATCTGGCATCGGAGATGGCGGCGAACCATATCTCGGGGGTGCAAAGTCAAGGGGTTGGCACTTCGCTGAAGCATTTTGCCGTCAATAACCAGGAGCACCGGCGTATGTCCGTAGATGCGGTGGTTGATGAGCGTACTCTGCGGGAAATCTATCTGGCAGCATTCGAAGGAGCAGTCAAGCAGGCACAGCCATGGACGATCATGTCGTCCTACAACCGGGTGAACGGAACGTATGTCTCCGAGAACGAGCGGCTGCTGACGGATATTTTGCGTAACGAGTGGGGCTTCGAGGGCTTCGTGGTATCCGACTGGGGAGCCGTGAACGAACAGGTGGACTCGCTGGCTGCAGGCATGGATCTGGAGATGCCGTCAAGCAACGGCATCGGCGAGCACAAGATTGTAGCTGCGGTACGGGAAGGGCGGCTGTCAGAGGCGGAGCTGGATCAGGCGGTGCTGCGCATCCTGGGCATCATTCAGCGTGCGGCAGACAACCGTCGTCCCGATGCAACTTACGACAAGGCTGCTCATCACCAGCTAGCCCGACAGACCGCGCAGGAGAGCATGGTGCTGCTGAAAAATGAAGGCGGGCTTCTCCCGTTGAGCAAGACTGCGAATGTGGCGGTCATCGGTGGCTTTGCGACGAAATCACGCTATCAGGGCAGCGGCAGCTCCCATATCGTACCGACACGCCTTGACCAGGCTTACGAAGAGATGGCGAAGCTGTCCAGCGGCCAGCTCGTCTATGCTCAAGGGTATCCGATGGAACATGATCAGATTGACGAGGCATTGCTGGCGGAGGCTGTAGAGGCAGCGCGCAATGCCGAGACTGCGGTGTTGTTCGTCGGCTTGCCGGATCGCTACGAATCGGAGGGATTCGATCGTCAGCATCTTCAGTTGCCGGATAACCATCTCAAGCTGATCGAGGAGATAGCCAAAGTGCAGCCGCGTACTGTGGTCGTGCTGAGCAATGGGGCTCCAATCGAGATGCCATGGCTAGGGAAGGTGCAGGCCGTGCTGGAGGGTTATCTGGGCGGGCAAGCCTTCGGCAGCGCTGTTGCCGATCTGCTGTATGGCGATGCGAATCCATCGGGCAAGCTGGCGGAGACCTTCCCGCTGGCGCTCGCTCATAATCCTTCGCATCTGAACTTTCCTGGAGAAGGTGACCGGGTAGAGTATAGAGAAGGCATCTTCGTCGGCTATCGATATTATGAAGCCAAGCAACTGCCTGTCTTGTTCCCGTTCGGCTTCGGGCTTAGCTATACTCGCTTTGAGTACACCGGATTACGCATCAGTCAGCCGCGGATTCAGGATACAGAGATGGTAGAGATCGAGGTCAAGGTGAAAAATATCGGTGATCGCGCCGGCAAAGAAATCGTGCAGCTCTATGTGGCAGATGTACACAGCCAGGTCATCCGTCCGCAGAAGGAACTGAAGGAGTTCGCCAAGGTGGAGCTTCAGCCCGGGGAGGAGAAGACCGTTGTCTTCAAGCTTGGCAAGCGCGCCTTCGCCTATTACAATACGTTGCTTGGCGATTGGCATGTGGAAAGTGGCGAGTTCCTCATTCGTGTCGGCGGAGCATCAGATCGCATCGCCTGCGAGGAATCGATCTATGTTGAATCGACAGTGGAGCTTCCTCAGAGCTATACTCGCAATTCTACATTGGGTGATCTGCTAGGAAATCCTAAGACGGCATCTCTGGTGCAGCCGCTGATGACCACATTCCAGCAGGAGGGGGCGTTCAGCGCAGAGTCAGAGGATGAATCCCATAAGGGAATGATGGAGGCGATCTTCAAATACATGCCGCTCCGTTCACTCATCGCA